Proteins encoded within one genomic window of Camelina sativa cultivar DH55 chromosome 19, Cs, whole genome shotgun sequence:
- the LOC104767315 gene encoding probable arabinosyltransferase ARAD1, with the protein MISFSPISSFSFSEMVERSNSRFLAVIITRKPIIFLLISILTVASWFLIFSSTNPNRVLDYISVSEPTDAPLIIIKNSNSSPQNNNAFLPNPQNREGAETEETKNENRGATKTESFINENRAKTLQCIEKNVSPSPTPLKVYMYDMSPEFHFGLLGWKPERNNDVVWPDIRFNXVNQKQKKSQDRELQDKLVRYVTSQKEWKISGGKDHVIMAHHPNSMSTARHKLYPAMFVVADFGRYSPRVANVEKDIVAPYKHLVPSYVNDTSGFDDRPILLYFQGAIYRKAGGLVRQELYYLLKEEKGVHFSFGNVRNHGITKAGDGMRSSKFCLNIAGDTPSSNRLFDAIASHCIPVIISDDIELPYEDVLNYNEFCLFVRSSDALKKGFLMGLVRSIGREEYNKMWKRLKEVEKYFDLRFPSKDNNGDDAVQMIWKAVARKAPFVKMKVHRFQRFQRPF; encoded by the exons atgatttcctTTTCTCCAATCTCTTCTTTTAGTTTCTCAGAGATGGTTGAGAGATCAAACTCACGTTTTCTCGCAGTAATCATCACTCGTAAACCTATAATTTTCTTGCTGATATCGATCCTCACCGTCGCATCTtggttcttaatcttttcttCCACAAACCCTAACCGAGTTCTCGACTACATCTCAGTATCAGAACCCACAGATGCacctctcatcatcatcaagaactcAAACAGTTCTCCTCAGAACAACAACGCCTTCTTGCCAAATCCCCAAAACAGAGAAGGTGCGGAAACAGAGGaaaccaaaaatgaaaacagaggaGCGACAAAAACAGAGTCATTCATCAATGAAAACAGAGCCAAAACCCTCCAATGCATCGAGAAGAATGTTTCTCCTTCTCCGACGCCATTGAAAGTCTACATGTATGACATGAGTCCAGAGTTTCACTTTGGGTTATTAGGTTGGAAGCCAGAGAGAAACAACGACGTCGTGTGGCCTGATATAAGATTCAAT tgNGTTAAccaaaagcagaagaagagccAAGACAGAGAGTTACAG GACAAATTGGTGAGATATGTAACGTCTCAAAAAGAGTGGAAGATCTCAGGAGGGAAGGATCATGTGATAATGGCGCACCATCCCAATAGTATGTCCACCGCAAGGCATAAGCTATATCCGGCGATGTTTGTGGTCGCTGACTTTGGTAGATACTCGCCACGTGTCGCTAATGTTGAGAAAGACATTGTGGCTCCATACAAACACCTTGTTCCATCGTACGTTAATGACACGTCGGGATTTGATGACCGTCCGATCTTGCTCTACTTCCAAGGAGCCATCTACCGCAAAGCT GGTGGACTCGTGAGGCAAGAGCTATACTACcttctaaaagaagaaaaaggcgTCCACTTCTCTTTCGGTAACGTACGAAATCACGGCATAACTAAAGCTGGAGATGGAATGAGATCGTCCAAGTTCTGTCTCAACATCGCAGGGGATACTCCGTCGTCCAACCGCCTCTTCGACGCCATAGCTAGTCATTGTATTCCCGTGATTATCAGCGACGACATTGAGTTACCATACGAGGATGTTCTCAACTACAACGAGTTCTGTCTCTTTGTCCGATCATCCGACGCTTTAAAGAAAGGGTTTCTGATGGGTCTTGTGAGGAGCATTGGTAGAGAAGAGTATAATAAGATGTGGAAACGGTTGAAGGAAGTTGAGAAGTATTTCGATTTGCGTTTCCCGTCCAAGGATAACAACGGAGATGATGCAGTTCAGATGATTTGGAAAGCTGTTGCGAGGAAAGCCCCTTTCGTGAAGATGAAGGTTCATAGGTTTCAAAGGTTTCAAAGgcctttttag
- the LOC104763992 gene encoding WUSCHEL-related homeobox 11-like isoform X2: protein MDQEQPPHSPTGHSRSPPSSSASGSTTSEPVRSRWSPKPEQILILESIFNSGMVNPPKEETVRIRKMLEKFGAVGDANVFYWFQNRRSRSRRRQRQLQAAAAAAAATTNTCDQTMTVSNSLPHHSGSDLGFGGCSTSSNYLFASSSSSYGGGGCDNQSNSGMENLLTMSSQMGYQEANHLHYQHQSSNVASILCPPDQNSHFHYQQGVITVFINGVATEVTRGGIDMKATFGEDLVLVHSSGVPLPTDEFGFLMHTLQHGEAYFLVPR, encoded by the exons ATGGACCAAGAACAACCTCCACATAGCCCAACCGGCCATAGTCGCTCACCCCCATCATCATCCGCCTCCGGTTCCACCACATCTGAACCGGTTCGGTCACGATGGTCACCTAAACCGGAACAAATACTCATACTTGAATCGATCTTCAACAGTGGTATGGTTAACCCTCCCAAAGAAGAGACGGTAAGGATACGAAAGATGCTCGAGAAATTTGGCGCGGTGGGAGATGCAAATGTCTTCTATTGGTTTCAAAACCGGCGGTCAAGATCCCGCAGGAGGCAGCGACAGCTCCAGGCTGCAGCTGCAGCCGCTGCCGCAACCACCAACACTTGTGACCAGACGATGACGGTGAGCAACAGCTTACCACATCATAGTGGGAGTGATTTGGGGTTTGGAGGTTGTAGCACTTCTTCTAATTACTTATTTG ctagctcttcatcttcttatgGTGGCGGTGGATGTGATAATCAAAGCAATAGTGGCATGGAGAATCTCTTAACAATGTCTAGCCAAATGGGTTACCAAGAAGCTAATCATCTTCATTATCAACATCAAAGCTCAAATGTCGCATCGATTTTGTGCCCACCTGATCAAAACTCCCATTTTCACTACCAACAAG GGGTTATAACGGTGTTTATAAACGGAGTTGCGACAGAAGTGACGAGAGGAGGAATAGACATGAAAGCAACGTTTGGAGAAGATTTGGTTTTGGTGCATTCCTCAGGTGTTCCTCTCCCTACCGATGAGTTCGGTTTTTTGATGCATACCTTACAACATGGTGAAGCTTATTTCCTG GTTCCAAGATAG
- the LOC104763992 gene encoding WUSCHEL-related homeobox 11-like isoform X1: MDQEQPPHSPTGHSRSPPSSSASGSTTSEPVRSRWSPKPEQILILESIFNSGMVNPPKEETVRIRKMLEKFGAVGDANVFYWFQNRRSRSRRRQRQLQAAAAAAAATTNTCDQTMTVSNSLPHHSGSDLGFGGCSTSSNYLFGGSSEVPSFFLSLSSSPPSCSSSSSTSSSASSSSSYGGGGCDNQSNSGMENLLTMSSQMGYQEANHLHYQHQSSNVASILCPPDQNSHFHYQQGVITVFINGVATEVTRGGIDMKATFGEDLVLVHSSGVPLPTDEFGFLMHTLQHGEAYFLVPR; this comes from the exons ATGGACCAAGAACAACCTCCACATAGCCCAACCGGCCATAGTCGCTCACCCCCATCATCATCCGCCTCCGGTTCCACCACATCTGAACCGGTTCGGTCACGATGGTCACCTAAACCGGAACAAATACTCATACTTGAATCGATCTTCAACAGTGGTATGGTTAACCCTCCCAAAGAAGAGACGGTAAGGATACGAAAGATGCTCGAGAAATTTGGCGCGGTGGGAGATGCAAATGTCTTCTATTGGTTTCAAAACCGGCGGTCAAGATCCCGCAGGAGGCAGCGACAGCTCCAGGCTGCAGCTGCAGCCGCTGCCGCAACCACCAACACTTGTGACCAGACGATGACGGTGAGCAACAGCTTACCACATCATAGTGGGAGTGATTTGGGGTTTGGAGGTTGTAGCACTTCTTCTAATTACTTATTTGGTGGGTCATCCGAAGttccttcttttttccttagtctctcttcttctcctccttcttgttCAAGCTCctcttccacttcttcttcagctagctcttcatcttcttatgGTGGCGGTGGATGTGATAATCAAAGCAATAGTGGCATGGAGAATCTCTTAACAATGTCTAGCCAAATGGGTTACCAAGAAGCTAATCATCTTCATTATCAACATCAAAGCTCAAATGTCGCATCGATTTTGTGCCCACCTGATCAAAACTCCCATTTTCACTACCAACAAG GGGTTATAACGGTGTTTATAAACGGAGTTGCGACAGAAGTGACGAGAGGAGGAATAGACATGAAAGCAACGTTTGGAGAAGATTTGGTTTTGGTGCATTCCTCAGGTGTTCCTCTCCCTACCGATGAGTTCGGTTTTTTGATGCATACCTTACAACATGGTGAAGCTTATTTCCTG GTTCCAAGATAG